A genomic stretch from Xiphophorus maculatus strain JP 163 A chromosome 14, X_maculatus-5.0-male, whole genome shotgun sequence includes:
- the LOC102232970 gene encoding uncharacterized protein LOC102232970: MAVIFLKVLLLSSLCEAEFSEISQPVSVQTLKLSESAAIECSMKSAALNRVWYKLTAGRRLQPIATVDNRNNRSVVAGEFENRFSVEFDGISNRLRISATSWDDVGTYFCGEMHRDKVQFGSGTFLFLKGTNLSSDSVVQQPETRSVQPGDSVTVSCTIQAGQCSAGHTAVMWLKNLHASPADIIYSSGDKTSSCKRAGSGETCVHKLFLKNIDSDDAGTYHCVVTVCGHVLLGKGTRIIHNDVTSQSIFTVDPNAAIFISSIILTICALSVYLGSLIWIIEETNCCFGT; this comes from the exons ATGGCTGTTATCTTTCTGAAGGTGCTGCTGCTCTCCTCGTTGT GTGAAGCCGAGTTCAGTGAAATCTCTCAGCCCGTTTCCGTTCAGACGCTGAAGCTCAGCGAGTCGGCCGCCATCGAATGCAGCATGAAGAGCGCAGCTCTGAACAGAGTGTGGTACAAACTGACGGCAGGAAGAAGACTGCAGCCCATCGCAACAGTTGATAATCGGAACAACCGGAGCGTAGTTGCTGGTGAATTTGAAAACCGTTTCTCAGTTGAGTTTGACGGCATCAGCAATCGCCTGAGGATATCAGCAACTTCCTGGGACGACGTTGGAACATACTTCTGTGGAGAGATGCACCGGGATAAGGTTCAGTTTGGATCAGGAACCTTTCTGTTTCTTAAAGGTACTAAT CTGAGCAGCGACTCTGTTGTCCAGCAGCCAGAGACCCGCTCAGTTCAGCCAGGAGATTCGGTGACCGTCAGCTGCACCATTCAGGCTGGTCAGTGCTCAGCAGGACACACTGCAGTCATGTGGCTGAAAAACCTTCACGCCTCTCCTGCAGACATAATTTACTCATCTGGGGATAAAACCAGCAGCTGTAAGAGGGCAGGAAGCGGAGAAACGTGCGTGCACAAGCTCTTCCTGAAGAACATCGACTCTGATGACGCAGGAACGTACCACTGTGTTGTGACTGTGTGTGGACATGTGCTGCTGGGAAAAGGAACCAGGATTATTCACA atgatgttACGTCTCAAAGCATTTTTACGGTCGACCCCAACGCTGCGATATTCATCTCCTCCATCATCCTCACCATCTGCGCCCTGAGTGTTTATCTGGGATCCTTAATCTGGATCATCGAGGAGACAAACTGCTGCTTTGGTACCTGA
- the LOC102233232 gene encoding uncharacterized protein LOC102233232 — MTSQTLALYSATLLVVTMAHSTDLTQTSLHVYSVDVGSNVALQCLCQDYSAVMFYWYKQILGQEPKLMCTFYKHTNIAVFKEEFNNSRFSLDTGNYRNVVLKISDVKISDAATFHCVQSNLNDYEFCEGTTLIVKGSGPTIETLVRQSESENIEQGDSVSLKCAVQTGSCGGQHSVYWFRNSEESHPGLIYTQGGRSDPSTQTHTCVYNLPMKVPNETYCAVASCGEILFGNRTKLDSEGDPVSLVLVYLLSGALTFTTLLAAALAVSVFKMSKRQHADSTEISSTTASPRMQESQDGENLQYASVSHQKMNISRTRADGTFTECVYSSVKR, encoded by the exons ATGACTTCTCAAACCTTAGCTTTGTACTCAGCAACTCTGCTTGTGGTGACTATGG CTCATTCGACAGACTTGACACAGACATCGCTACATGTTTACTCAGTGGATGTTGGAAGCAACGTTGCTTTGCAATGCCTCTGCCAAGATTACTCAGCGGTGATGTTTTACTGGTACAAACAAATTCTGGGACAGGAACCGAAGCTCATGTGTACATTCTACAAACATACCAACATTGCAGTCTTTAAGGAGGAGTTCAACAACTCTCGTTTCTCGCTGGACACTGGAAATTACAGGAATGTTGTGCTGAAGATATCAGATGTGAAGATTTCAGACGCTGCGACTTTCCACTGTGTCCAGAGCAATTTAAATGACTATGAATTTTGTGAAGGAACTACGCTCATAGTAAAAGGTTCGGGTCCTACTATCGAGACTTTGGTCCGTCAGTCAGAATCTGAGAACATCGAGCAAGGAGACTCTGTGAGTCTGAAATGTGCGGTACAAACTGGGAGCTGTGGTGGACAACACAGTGTTTACTGGTTCAGAAACTCTGAAGAATCCCATCCTGGACTCATTTACACTCAGGGGGGCAGGAGTGATCccagcacacagacacacacctgtgtGTACAACCTGCCCATGAAGGTCCCTAATGAGACGTACTGTGCTGTTGCCTCCTGTGGAGAAATACTGTTTGGAAACAGAACCAAGCTGGACTCTGAAG GCGATCCTGTCTCTCTTGTCTTGGTTTATCTCCTGAGTGGAGCTTTGACATTCACCACCCTGCTGGCAGCTGCACTGGCTGTCTCAGTCTTCAAAATGAGCAAAAGGCAGCATGCAG ATTCCACTGAAATATCTTCAACAACTGCTTCCCCAAGAATGCAG GAATCCCAAGATGGAGAAAACCTCCAATATGCTTCTGTAAGTCATCAAAAGATGAACATATCAAGAACAAGAGCGGACGGCACGTTCACAGAATGCGTCTATTCCAGTGTGAAGCGCTAG
- the LOC102233492 gene encoding uncharacterized protein LOC102233492 isoform X2: MVVRRMGNFMQITVILLYSHSWICESLTVDVHPGEDITLSCSNISPSPTQTDWFRVVHGTKPSCISSMYGAEGEPSYCDGFHREKFIMSSNKTVFFLQIKQVDLMDSGLYFCGFYVKKHTVIGRATELIIKANRDSKDEGDSDNTTVVVLAVKNRRLERASRLQKERNENVDPDDLNYAALSFQAKAKKSHRSGPQRDLEPHVVYAATR, encoded by the exons ATGGTTGTACGCAGAATGGGGAACTTCATGCAGATAACAGTTATACTTCTCTACAGCCACA GTTGGATCTGTGAGTCTCTAACTGTGGACGTCCATCCTGGTGAGGACATCACTCTGTCCTGCTCCAACATTTCTCCATCTCCAACCCAGACAGACTGGTTCAGAGTGGTTCATGGAACCAAACCCAGCTGCATCTCCTCCATGTACGGTGCTGAAGGCGAACCTTCATACTGCGATGGATTCCACCGTGAAAAATTTATCATGAGTTCCAACAagacagttttctttcttcaaatcaaacaagTGGACCTGATGGACTCTGGGTTGTAtttctgtggattttatgtaaagaaacataCAGTTATTGGCAGAGCAACAGAGTTAATCATTAAAG CTAACAGAGACTCCAAAGACGAGGGGGATTCTGATAATACAA CAGTTGTTGTTCTGGCTGTTAAAAACAGGAGACTTGAGAGAG CTTCAAggctgcagaaagaaagaaacgag AATGTGGATCCAGACGATTTGAACTATGCAGCTCTGAGTTTCCAAGCAAAGGCCAAAAAGAGCCACAGGTCTGGACCTCAGAGGGACCTGGAGCCACATGTTGTGTACGCTGCCACCCGATAG
- the LOC102233492 gene encoding uncharacterized protein LOC102233492 isoform X1, with protein MVVRRMGNFMQITVILLYSHSWICESLTVDVHPGEDITLSCSNISPSPTQTDWFRVVHGTKPSCISSMYGAEGEPSYCDGFHREKFIMSSNKTVFFLQIKQVDLMDSGLYFCGFYVKKHTVIGRATELIIKANRDSKDEGDSDNTKEAEQLMDLMPGILGSLTALLFVAVVVLAVKNRRLERASRLQKERNENVDPDDLNYAALSFQAKAKKSHRSGPQRDLEPHVVYAATR; from the exons ATGGTTGTACGCAGAATGGGGAACTTCATGCAGATAACAGTTATACTTCTCTACAGCCACA GTTGGATCTGTGAGTCTCTAACTGTGGACGTCCATCCTGGTGAGGACATCACTCTGTCCTGCTCCAACATTTCTCCATCTCCAACCCAGACAGACTGGTTCAGAGTGGTTCATGGAACCAAACCCAGCTGCATCTCCTCCATGTACGGTGCTGAAGGCGAACCTTCATACTGCGATGGATTCCACCGTGAAAAATTTATCATGAGTTCCAACAagacagttttctttcttcaaatcaaacaagTGGACCTGATGGACTCTGGGTTGTAtttctgtggattttatgtaaagaaacataCAGTTATTGGCAGAGCAACAGAGTTAATCATTAAAG CTAACAGAGACTCCAAAGACGAGGGGGATTCTGATAATACAA aaGAAGCGGAGCAACTGATGGACCTGATGCCTGGGATTTTAGGTTCTCTGACTGCTCTTCTCTTTGTAGCAGTTGTTGTTCTGGCTGTTAAAAACAGGAGACTTGAGAGAG CTTCAAggctgcagaaagaaagaaacgag AATGTGGATCCAGACGATTTGAACTATGCAGCTCTGAGTTTCCAAGCAAAGGCCAAAAAGAGCCACAGGTCTGGACCTCAGAGGGACCTGGAGCCACATGTTGTGTACGCTGCCACCCGATAG
- the LOC111610892 gene encoding uncharacterized protein LOC111610892 — translation MTNFILASLCTFSWISVSVCQFHTVSVRPAEDVTLMCSNSSKVFSHIFWFKMNSSPNASRISSMLSAESNVSLSDGFHFSKYYVTSNTTNLFLKIKEVNVSDSGLYFCGLYAATVPAGFTATYLEVEDVSDGFLNLPCVILGCVAVFLTVVIVALVVRTIQTGQTERKNPRPSENLDLYSLNYMALKSHPKAKNYARLSDEEQLETDVLYAATRETHEK, via the exons ATGACAAACTTCATCCTGGCTTCACTCTGCACCTTCA GTTGGATTTCTGTGTCAGTTTGTCAGTTTCACACAGTTTCTGTTCGACCTGCTGAAGACGTCACACTGATGTGCAGCAACAGTAGTAAAGTTTTCTCTCACATATTTTGGTTTAAGATGAACAGCAGTCCCAATGCCAGCCGCATCTCATCTATGCTCAGTGCAGAGTCTAATGTCTCTCTATCTGATGGTTTCCACTTCAGTAAATATTATGTGACATCTAATACTACAAACCTGTTTCTGAAAATCAAAGAAGTGAATGTCTCAGATTCTGGACTGTATTTCTGTGGACTGTATGCAGCAACAGTCCCTGCAGGGTTCACTGCAACATACTTAGAGGTGGAAG ATGTTTCAGACGGATTTCTCAATCTGCCTTGTGTGATTCTTGGCTGCGTTGCTGTCTTCCTTACAGTCGTCATTGTTGCTTTGGTTGTCAGGACAATACAAACAG GTCAAACGGAGAGAAAGAATCCTCGACCCTCTGAG AATCTGGACCTTTATAGTCTCAACTATATGGCGCTGAAATCACACCCCAAAGCAAAAAACTACGCAAGGTTGTCAGACGAGGAACAGCTGGAGACAGATGTTCTGTACGCTGCAACAAGAGAAactcatgaaaaataa